The window CGTCGTGACGTTCATGGCGTTCGCCATCGGCACTGCACAAATCGTCCAAGCGCTGGGGGTGTCACCATGAGTGGGACCGAACGGAGCCCGTTGTTCCTGCCCGTCATCTACCTCGGCGGGTTAATATTTGGACTCGGGCTGGCCATCAGCGGGATGGCGCGTCCCGAGGTGGTGCTGGATTTCCTCCAGTTCGATGATTTCGGCCTCCTGTTCGTGATGGGTGGTGCTGCAGTCGTATCTGGTGTCACGTTTACGGTGGCTACGCGGTATCTCGACGACGCACCGCTGACCGGGCAGGAGTACACCCGCCGTATCAAAGAGTTCGACCGAAACGTCGTCATCGGTGGTTCGATCTTCGGCGTCGGGTGGGGGCTGTCGGGCATCTGTCCGGGCGCCGCATACGCTAGCTTCGGTGTCGGGAACTACCTGATATTGTTCGCCATCGTTGGGATGTTCCTGGGTGCGTATACGCAAGGGTACTTGCGTGCCTTCTGGACCAGCGAAGGCGACGACGCAACGAAGACTACCTCGGACTAACCGGTTTTTCGGTGTTCGGTTTCGGATTCTTGAGAGCTGTTTCTGGAATCGGGTATAGCTCAGCAATGGGTTTTGCGAGCTATGTATGTCAGTTCGGGTTGGTTGGGTGTTTGCATGGGGTTCTATTCGATGCAAATTCTATCACCGCGGAGTCGATTCTTGACTCCGACAACCGATCCGTAGTGACAGGTGGTTGGTGCCGTACTCGGTTGTCGTAGTCATACATAACTTATGGGGAACCATCAGTTGGTTATGCAAATATGGTATTGTGCAACTCGTGCAAAACTGTTATTACCTCCTGTCGTTTAGCGAGTGATGTGCAGAAGTCAATGAACCGCACAATATTCAGATTAGAGGTTCAATGATGTTCGGAATCGAATCACTGACCGGTACGTCAAACGCTGTCGCACAGGTCGGCGTCGTACTAGTCGAAGCGCTACTACTGTACGTCGTTTACGGAGTCCTGACTGCTACAGTTGGCCAACGAATAACGAACACAATCCAAGGCGAGTAATCATGGCGATACTAGGATTGAGCGTAACCACGCTCGCGTTGTTCGTCGGGTTCGGTGTCCTCATCGGGACCCTATTCGGGTTCTTCGGGATGGGTGGATCGTTCCTCGTCACGCCCGCACTGCTCGTGATGGGCTACGCGCCGAAAGTAGCCGTCGGGAGCGGCCTCGCGTTCGTCTTCGGGACGAGCGTCATCGGAGCACTTCGCCACCGAAACCACGGACAAGTTGATTACAAACTGGCAGCGCTCATGACGATCGGGATGACCGTCGGTATCGAAGTAGGAAAACACGTCGTGCTCTTCCTCGAAGAGACAGGGCTCTCCGGTATCGTCATCAGCGTCGCGTACGTCGGACTGCTGGCCATCGTTGGCCTACTCACCCTCCGTGATGCACGCAGCGAAGCCGACGAATCGGCGAGTTTCGACCTGTCGGAGACCGTCCAATCTATCGAGATATGGCCGATGGTAGAACTGACCGGCGGCGTCCGCGTCTCGGCGTCGATCATCCTGGTCGTCGGGTTTGCGATCGGTATCCTGTCCGGATTCCTCGGCGTCGGCGGAGGATTCCTCCTCATGCCCGCGATGATGTACGGACTTGGAGTTCCCGCTAGCGTCGCTGTCGGCACCGACATCCTCCAGATTACCATCTCAGGAGCATTCGGTGCCTTCACCTACGCACAAGCGGGTTCCATCGCCCTTCCGGTCGTCATCTCGCTACTCGCTGGCAGTTCGCTCGGTGCTCGCATCGGTGCAGGCGCCACTAAACTCGTTGACGAAGACGACATCAAGGGATACTTCGCTGCAATGTTACTCGCAGGGAGTGTTGCCGTCGCAGCAAAGAATCTCAGCACCGCATACGGTATCGAAGCACTCCAAACGGTGAGTATCGTGCTCATCTTCGGCTCCGCCATTGTCGTGTCCGGTGCAGTCGTCTACAGCGCGCTGCGAGAACTCCAGAAGCGACCGCAATCGAACGGAACAACGACGACCACGTAACCAGAGAGGACCGATTCGACCACCACTCTAAGAACCGATTTCGAAGAAACTTCGCGGACGAGGGCCGTCTGCATCGCGATGGTGAGCGAGATTCGTCACTCTGGGCGGGCCCTGATGGCTGTGATTCAAGCATTGTGGAACAGTTCAAAAGCGACGCGGTGGCTAAGGCGACTAGGGTGCTGACTACGTTCGTCGTCTGTGCCAGCGGCATAGCGACTTTCGCCGCCGTAATCGATTCTATCCTTGACACCCTCCCGCGCCTAGAGGCGCAGGTATTTTCCTTGTTCTGTATGAATATCACGATTAATCATATTTATCTCGGTGGGTGTCGATGGGGTCGCTGGAGGTGGCGCAAGTGGCAGAGGCAGACAAACACGATTGTAGACTACCAGCAATCGAACGCCTGCCATTCATTCAATCCGTAAAGAGCCAACAGCAGTTGAATCGGCACGAAACCATATCACGACGTCCACGGGAACGATTACACGGGCGAAAAACACCCAAGCAAACGGCTGAAGATCGTATCGGAACGGAACCATGACAACTGAAACCCAAGCAGACGCGAATGCGGACTCAATCGACGAACAAAAACTGACCGACCTCGTGGAAACGTCGCTCGTAGACCTCGGCGCGACAGTCCATGCCTCGCTCGCCATCATCGGAGATGAACTCGATCTCTATTCCACACTGGACGAAGCAGGGCCACTCACGTCCGCCGAACTAGCCGAAGAAACGAACACCACGGAACGCTACGTCCGCGAATGGCTACGCTCGCAGGCCGCTGGCGGGTACGTAACCTACGACCCCGAGACCGACCGCTACAGTCTCTCACCCGAGCAGGCGTACGTGTTAGCCAACGAGGAGAGCCCGGTGTTTATGCCGGGTGCGTTCCAGTTAGTCGCGTCAGCATCCAAGATCGAACCAGACCTCAATGAGGCATTCCGAACGGGCGAGGGCATCGGCTGGCACGAACACGACGAAGACGTATTCCACGGCACCGAACGCTTCTTCGGGCCATCCTATGGAGCCAATCTGGTAGACTGGATCAAGGCACTCGACGGGGTAGACGAGACGCTACAAGCAGGTGGACGGATTGCTGACGTTGGCTGTGGTCACGGCGCACCGTCGATCCGAATAGCTGAGGCGTACCCCAACTCGACAGTCGTGGGCATCGACTATCACGAGGAATCGATAGCAGTGGCGCGCAAGCGGGCAGAAGCGGCGGGCGTCGGTGATCGCGTCCACTTCGAAGTCGCAACCGCATCGGAGTACAATGGAGCCGACTACGACCTCGTGACGATGTTCAACTGCTTCCACGACATGGGTGACCCTATTGGTGTGGCGGCCCACGTCCGAGAGACGCTCACCGACGACGGGACATGGATGATTGTCGAGCCCTATGCTGAAGACAAAGTCGAAGAGAACCTCACCCCGTTTGGTCGCCTCGCGTACTCGATTTCGACGGTGGCCTGTACGCCGAACTCGCTCAGTCAGGATGTCGGCTACGGACTCGGTGCCCAAGCAGGAGAGGAACGCACCCGTGAAGTCGTCACCGAAGGTGGATTTTCGCGCTTTCACCGCGTGGCAGAGACACCGACCAGTTTAGTCTTCGAAGCGAAGCCATGACTAGTTATGAAGTACCTCGGGGACAAGCCCCGAGGCACTCGTCCTATTCAGCCTGTAGAGGCCGAACCAATCACTACTGAGAGCACTCCTCCTCTGTATTATCATTCTGATCCTGACGACTCCAAGTTGGCAACGAAATTTCACTGCCAGAAGCGTGGCCGGTATCGTCGCCACTGAACTCGCCACCGAAGTTCGAGCAGTGTCCAACCTATCACACTTACGAATCCGACGACGAGTGCAAGGAGCGCTGGCATGTCGAACCACGCCGGAGTGATATACATCAGCCCGTTCAAATACTTCCCTGGAAGTACGTCCTTCAACGTGATCCAGAACTGCCCTGAGAATCCAGTTGAACGTGAATCGATGTTTGCGCGCGCGGCACTTGGTCCTCCTTTACTTTCATCACCGGTCCCCAGTCGTTCGGCTTCGTAGGGAAACGCAATCTGGACACTCCAGACTACTTTCCCCTGTTCGTTCACCTCGAACACGCGGTTGCCGTTCGAGTCCGTGACGAGCGTGTTCCCGTTTGGAAGGCGGTCAGCGTCACGGGGCCACTGCATCGATGGGTCCTGCCACGTCCAGGTGCGTTTCCAGTCCCCGTTCTCGCGTTGGTACTCCACGACTCGGTTGTTTTCAGAGTCCCCAACGACGACTGCTGGTCCGCCATTTTCTTCCGGAATGTAATCGGGATTGTGCTGTTCGTAGAGGATGTCGTAGTTGTCCTCCTCTCCGAGCGTCCAGTTCTCCAGTAAGCCACGTCCGGGTTCGAGGAAGAGTACACGGTCCTGATTTCGAGCACTGACCATGATGCGGTCGTCTTCGACGATGTTGACGTCGTTGATATGGGTCCAATCTTTCGGATACGGACCACCCGTCGAACGGGGGAAGGATTCGCTGGCGTTCCACGTCCAATCGACGTTTCCTGACGTGGTGTTAATCGTGAAGACGCGGTCGAGGTAGATGTCTGCGACGACGAAGTGCGTCTCGTTGAGTCGGTCGGCATCGTGGTATCTCGTCGACTCTTTTCCGGGGGTGACCTCGGACCACACCGAAGTGACGTTTCCTGTACTGAGGTTTACTCGTTCGATACCGTTTCTGGTGCAGGCGTTCTCGGAGCTGTGTGACTTTGCGTAGCGCGTCCACACGTCCTCTGGGACGTTTCGTCTGTTGAGGTCCCACTCAGTTGGACAGTTCGCCCCTGAGATGTGGTCTGCGTAGAGATACTCTACTGTCGCTTTCGTTCCCGGAACGGGGTCTACGTCCCAGTATCGGGTGTGCGAATCGTTGTAGTACAACAGTGATCCGTTTGCCCGGAACGCAACGAGTTCCGCTCGCGCGCGAGGACCGTTGCTTCGGTCGCCGAGCCACGAGTTTGAGTCGGTTGCGATGACGGTGATGTTGTCTCGTGGTGGAACGGTCTGTCCCGACTCTGCACGAATTTCAGACTGACTTTTTCCCTGAAAATCAGTGCCTCGAGCAGGTGAGGCGTATGCATTGGCAATTGCGGCACTTGACAGTATAAGTATGGCGACAAAGAGAACCCTCACACTCCGCTTTCGAACCATTGAGACCGAATATAGTTCTACGACAGCTAAACGATTTGTGGCCCCTCCAGTCCCAGTACATGAGGTTAGCGCATCAAGTTCCCCTTGGCAGCTATCCCAGTTCCGGAATCTGACGCCTTCCTCGCATTCACTGTGGTTGAGATAGTAACTGCCTAGGCTGATTGTTTCGATAATCTATTGGAGGTTTCCACTCCGGTCGTACCCCAGAATATTCTGATCAGCAAGTGGCTCCCCAATTTGGTCAGGAAGGGGAGACGACTTCCCAACACCCGGGGCATTCTGCGTATACGCCTTCGGTGCCATCTTCTCGTTCGTATCGGACGAGTACGTCACGGTCGGCTATCGACTCGCTACAGTTCGGGCAGTCGCCCAACCGTTCTTGTTTCTCGGCCACACTCAGTAGTGGGTGGACACAGTAATGAGTCAATCGCTGGGCAGAGAATCTTGACGGGGCGTCACCAATACGTCGCGAGAGAGTTGGAAGTACTATCCACTAAATCGCCCTGTTTCGCGCATCAAGGATAGTTGAGTCGGAATTAATCGTGCCACGGTAAGTGGCCGCCAAACCCAACCGTGCGCCTCCCGTTAATTTGGAGCATGACCGAAGACCAGACTACGTCCGATTCGGCGAGTTCGATAGAGCAAGGCCGTGCCGTCTACGATGACGATGGCAACGAACTCGGCGAAATATCCGGATTCACCGACGAAGGATTCGAGGTAGCGATCAACGAAGACCTCGACCACGTCGAGAACGACATCGACCAAGAATCCCAACAAGAGCACGAACCAGGCCAAGAGTTCGGAGAAGGCTACCTCATGTGGCGGTGTGAGAACTGTGGTGAGATGGGTGACTTAGACGATGGACTACCAACGGAGTGTCCGAACTGTGGGTCTGAGAACGTCATCAAGTGGCGGGAGGACTAACGATGCCAGACCAACCGAGCATCCGAAAGGGCGAATCAGGGGACGTTGAGCGAATACAGGAACTCGTCGAGAGTTCGATGACGACTTCGTACGCCCTCAGCCCGCAAGACATCGAGACGATCATCGACGCAGCGTTCTCAGAGTCTGCACTCGAAGATCGGATCGATAACGAGGAGACCATCGTACTAGTGGGGGAAGTGGACGACGTACTCGCGGGAGTTACGGAAGCGACCATCAGCGACGACACTGCAGAGATTCAGTGGCTTCACGTCGATCCTGAACGCCGCGGTGCGGGTCTCGGCTCAGCCTTATTCGAACGACTCACCGCGGAACTCGAAGAGCGCGGCATCGACGAATTCCGGGCGGTTTCGCTCGCAGCCAACACGTCTGCAGGAACCTTCTTCGAGCGATTCGACTACGAGAAAGTAGACGAACGCCAAACAGACCTCGGGGGCCGCGAAACCATCGAGTACATCTACACGCACGGCGACCACGCTTCGGAAACAAGCACCGATAGTGCTGAACCGGTCGCAGACAGTCTAGACGACGAATATCCGGAGACGATTACGACTGAGGACGGCGAAGAACTCTACTTGGGTGATGACCCGTTCCAGGGCTCAGAGGGACTATTCACAGCCACGTTCAGCGACCCCGACCGTTCAGAGCGGTACGGTTTCTACTGCTTGCATTGTGGGTCTGCAGATGTCTCGATGGACGAACTGGAGCGCGTTCGGTGTGGGACCTGTGGTAACACGCGCAAACCAGACGACGACTACGACGGCTCATATCTCTAGCAGACGGAACGCCAGTCGCTCGAAGACAGAGAAGAAACTGTGTCCACCGCATATTGCAAACAATTCCACTGTGTTCGTCGGTACAGACTACGGGCACGTTATCCCATTCGAGACAAGCGCTGGCCGAAAGTGCTGGCGCAAAGATGTGATAACAGGCAACCATCGTCCCCGAATCCAGAACGAGCGACTGGTTCAACGTTATCACCTGGGCCGACGAAGGACTAGGTATGGCTGATTCTGGGCGTATTACTGACGAGGACGTTCTCGAAGTCTTCGAGCAGGTAGCAGACCCCACGGAATCACTCTCGACGAGTGAAGTGGCCGACGCCCTCGATTGCGCCCGACGCACGGCCTACGCCAAGTTGAACGCGTTAA is drawn from Halorussus halophilus and contains these coding sequences:
- a CDS encoding DUF6691 family protein — encoded protein: MSGTERSPLFLPVIYLGGLIFGLGLAISGMARPEVVLDFLQFDDFGLLFVMGGAAVVSGVTFTVATRYLDDAPLTGQEYTRRIKEFDRNVVIGGSIFGVGWGLSGICPGAAYASFGVGNYLILFAIVGMFLGAYTQGYLRAFWTSEGDDATKTTSD
- a CDS encoding DUF7512 family protein; protein product: MFGIESLTGTSNAVAQVGVVLVEALLLYVVYGVLTATVGQRITNTIQGE
- a CDS encoding sulfite exporter TauE/SafE family protein — translated: MAILGLSVTTLALFVGFGVLIGTLFGFFGMGGSFLVTPALLVMGYAPKVAVGSGLAFVFGTSVIGALRHRNHGQVDYKLAALMTIGMTVGIEVGKHVVLFLEETGLSGIVISVAYVGLLAIVGLLTLRDARSEADESASFDLSETVQSIEIWPMVELTGGVRVSASIILVVGFAIGILSGFLGVGGGFLLMPAMMYGLGVPASVAVGTDILQITISGAFGAFTYAQAGSIALPVVISLLAGSSLGARIGAGATKLVDEDDIKGYFAAMLLAGSVAVAAKNLSTAYGIEALQTVSIVLIFGSAIVVSGAVVYSALRELQKRPQSNGTTTTT
- a CDS encoding methyltransferase domain-containing protein, with translation MTTETQADANADSIDEQKLTDLVETSLVDLGATVHASLAIIGDELDLYSTLDEAGPLTSAELAEETNTTERYVREWLRSQAAGGYVTYDPETDRYSLSPEQAYVLANEESPVFMPGAFQLVASASKIEPDLNEAFRTGEGIGWHEHDEDVFHGTERFFGPSYGANLVDWIKALDGVDETLQAGGRIADVGCGHGAPSIRIAEAYPNSTVVGIDYHEESIAVARKRAEAAGVGDRVHFEVATASEYNGADYDLVTMFNCFHDMGDPIGVAAHVRETLTDDGTWMIVEPYAEDKVEENLTPFGRLAYSISTVACTPNSLSQDVGYGLGAQAGEERTREVVTEGGFSRFHRVAETPTSLVFEAKP
- a CDS encoding arylsulfotransferase family protein, translating into MYYNDSHTRYWDVDPVPGTKATVEYLYADHISGANCPTEWDLNRRNVPEDVWTRYAKSHSSENACTRNGIERVNLSTGNVTSVWSEVTPGKESTRYHDADRLNETHFVVADIYLDRVFTINTTSGNVDWTWNASESFPRSTGGPYPKDWTHINDVNIVEDDRIMVSARNQDRVLFLEPGRGLLENWTLGEEDNYDILYEQHNPDYIPEENGGPAVVVGDSENNRVVEYQRENGDWKRTWTWQDPSMQWPRDADRLPNGNTLVTDSNGNRVFEVNEQGKVVWSVQIAFPYEAERLGTGDESKGGPSAARANIDSRSTGFSGQFWITLKDVLPGKYLNGLMYITPAWFDMPALLALVVGFVSVIGWTLLELRWRVQWRRYRPRFWQ
- a CDS encoding DUF7837 family putative zinc-binding protein, which translates into the protein MAEKQERLGDCPNCSESIADRDVLVRYEREDGTEGVYAECPGCWEVVSPS
- a CDS encoding DUF7130 family rubredoxin-like protein, coding for MTEDQTTSDSASSIEQGRAVYDDDGNELGEISGFTDEGFEVAINEDLDHVENDIDQESQQEHEPGQEFGEGYLMWRCENCGEMGDLDDGLPTECPNCGSENVIKWRED
- a CDS encoding GNAT family N-acetyltransferase; amino-acid sequence: MPDQPSIRKGESGDVERIQELVESSMTTSYALSPQDIETIIDAAFSESALEDRIDNEETIVLVGEVDDVLAGVTEATISDDTAEIQWLHVDPERRGAGLGSALFERLTAELEERGIDEFRAVSLAANTSAGTFFERFDYEKVDERQTDLGGRETIEYIYTHGDHASETSTDSAEPVADSLDDEYPETITTEDGEELYLGDDPFQGSEGLFTATFSDPDRSERYGFYCLHCGSADVSMDELERVRCGTCGNTRKPDDDYDGSYL